The Nomascus leucogenys isolate Asia chromosome 16, Asia_NLE_v1, whole genome shotgun sequence genome includes a region encoding these proteins:
- the BAALC gene encoding brain and acute leukemia cytoplasmic protein isoform X2, whose amino-acid sequence MGCGGSRADAIEPRYYESWTRETESTWLTYTDSDAPPSAAAPDSGPEAGGLHSG is encoded by the coding sequence ATGGGCTGCGGCGGGAGCCGGGCGGATGCCATCGAGCCCCGCTACTACGAGAGCTGGACCCGGGAGACAGAATCCACCTGGCTCACCTACACCGACTCAGACGCGCCGCCCAGCGCCGCCGCCCCGGACAGCGGCCCCGAAGCGGGCGGCCTGCACTCGG